From the genome of Prunus persica cultivar Lovell chromosome G8, Prunus_persica_NCBIv2, whole genome shotgun sequence:
CTACCGGTTTGTTTTCGTACGTCAGAAGGATCCACATGATAAAACACTGGCAGAACGGCGCTCTTGGATTTCATGCATTGGAGAATCTCTGTAAGCTCATCCAAGCACCAGGTAGAAGAAGCATATTTTGGCGAGAGAACAACGATTGCAAGCCTCGATTCTTGGATTGCGTTGAAGAGCCCCGAAGAAATAGCTGTCCCTCTTTCAAGCTTAGGATCGTCCTTGAATGTTTTAATACCCCTGAGCTGCAATTCGTGGTATAAATGCGATACAAAGCTAAGTCGAGTGTCCTCACCCCTGAAACTCAAAAACAC
Proteins encoded in this window:
- the LOC109950579 gene encoding TMV resistance protein N-like, which produces MALTTQRDSAFLPSPNYDVFLSFRGEDTRLSFVSHLYHELQLRGIKTFKDDPKLERGTAISSGLFNAIQESRLAIVVLSPKYASSTWCLDELTEILQCMKSKSAVLPVFYHVDPSDVRKQTGSFACAFAEHEERFREDRERVKSWRTALTEVANLSGFDSKNEQVFSYAI